A genome region from Arachis duranensis cultivar V14167 chromosome 6, aradu.V14167.gnm2.J7QH, whole genome shotgun sequence includes the following:
- the LOC107494562 gene encoding heavy metal-associated isoprenylated plant protein 35-like: MSKDVVLKKIELKVSTNCCEGCKKKINKVLGSMEGVVKTDIDPFHPKVTVLGNLNPKDLIKKLQKAGKHAALSSYEELKEEKEDTTREKEKENANNDCDIRIEKTNKDTIEVVEDGKGDKDPDMSTITASNNQDLHHVKVYPNMNLYRHVKTHPRKFCYIAQPYYYVAASYPDDDEEESCHFQEPRFQPPLERPRVRAEDYFSDDNTMGCHVM, encoded by the exons ATGTCAAAGGATGTGGTCTTAAAG AAGATCGAATTGAAGGTGTCTACCAACTGCTGCGAAGGATGTAAGAAGAAGATTAATAAGGTTTTAGGAAGCATGGAAG GTGTTGTGAAAACAGATATAGACCCATTTCATCCCAAAGTAACAGTTTTAGGAAACTTGAATCCAAAAGATTTGATCAAAAAGCTTCAAAAAGCTGGAAAACATGCAGCACTCAGTAGCTATGAGGAACttaaagaagaaaaggaggacacaacaagagagaaagaaaaagaaaacgctAACAATGATTGTGACATTAGAATTGAGAAAACAAACAAAGATACCATAGAAGTAGTTGAGGATGGAAAAGGTGACAAGGATCCTGACATGTCTACCATAACCGCTTCTAATAATCAAGATTTGCATCATGTTAAGGTTTATCCAAACATGAATTTATATAGGCATGTGAAAACTCATCCTCGGAAATTTTGTTACATAGCGCAGCCATATTATTATGTAGCTGCTTCAtaccctgatgatgatgaagaagaatcTTGCCACTTTCAAGAGCCAAGATTTCAGCCACCATTGGAGAGACCAAGGGTGAGAGCAGAGGATTACTTTAGCGATGACAATACCATGGGTTGCCATGTAATGTGA